In the Aridibaculum aurantiacum genome, TGGGGCCTGATACTGCGGCCTGTTCCAATACAGCAGTTATCTTATCTGCCCCGGCTGTGGCTGCTAATTTTTTATGGTCTACAGGCGCTCAAACTCCATCTATATCTGTCAACACAGCCGGAACCTATTGGTTGTATGCTGATGATGGTTTGTGCGAAGCTTCGGATACTATCAATATTTCTTTTGGTGGTAAGCGTGTAGACCTGGGGCCTGATACAAGCATTTGCAACGGGAATACGGTGATGATAGATCTCGGCTATTTTACCAGTTACCAATGGCACGACAATACAACGACACCATCCTATGCAGTTACCGCTCCGGGTACTATATGGCTTACTGCCACTGATCATTGCGGCATTACCAGCAGCGATACTTTGCTTATTGAAGAAAAGCATTACCCGTTTTTGCGAATGCCTGATATGATCCGATGCAACGAGGACTCGCTTCACATAGAACCACCTACTCAATACCTCTCTTATTCATGGTCTCCTGATTATAATATTAGCAGCTTGAATAGTGCTTCAGTAAAAGTGGCGCCGGAACAGGATACCAGCTACTACCTGCAAGGTGAAATAGAAAAAGGCTGTTTTGTTTTTGATACTGTTCGTGTCAGTCGTCGTTTTTCGCAGCCCATATTTTTAGGACTTGATACCACTATATGTGCAGGAAAAATTCTTCAATTAAATGCCGGTAGTGGCTTTGTAAGTTATAGATGGAGCACAGGTGCAAGAAGGCAATACGCTGAGGTGGAGCAGAGAGGAAATTATTGGGTAGAGGCGAGAGATACGGATGGATGCACCAGTCGCGACACCATTTCAGTTGATTGGGATGTATGTCCGGCAGCTATTTGGGTACCTACAGCTTTTACGCCTAATGGCGATGGAAAGAATGATTATTTTAAAGCCATGACAGATGGTGCTTTTGTGCGGTTCAGGTTAACCGTCTTCAGCAGGTGGGGAGAGGTCATCTTCTCGTCCAATGATCCTAAAAGGTGGTGGGATGGAAGCTTCAAAGGAATGGCTTTACCTACCGGTGCTTATGTATGGACCTGCGACTACCAGTTGTACGGTGATGTAAACAAATCAGAAAAAGGAATGGTTACGTTATTACGCTAAATAAAGCCGCTATAAGAATAGTTCATTCACCAGCGGCTAAACGCGCTTTATATAAATGAAGATGTACGAAACTTTTAAAGGCAAACGAGTTATTTGGGAAAGCAAAACCAAATGGATAAAGAATGTTATAACGGCTGTTTTGTTTGTATGCGTTATTCTATTTGCCAGGCACGCACTTCCTCCTATTTTATTTTGGTTAGCCATCATTTTCTTTGGCGGTATGGGAACTTTTGCACTGGTGTGGTTGCTCCATCCTAAGAATCTATTTGTCTCTCCAGGCAGTCAACTGGGAGAAGAGATACTGGATTTTTGGAAACGGGAAAAAGAAGAAGATTATGGCAGTTTTTCCTACACAGCAAATGGATTTTCTTTTAAAGAAAACCAGCACAAAATTTTTTACAAATGGAATGATATAGAAACAGTATTCGCTCATGAAGAAGAAATCTCCTACGACCAAATGTGCCTGGATATTTTTATGCACAATGGTAGCCGGCTAGAGATAATGGAGGAAACACCGGGTTGGTACAAGTTCAAAGAGCGGCTTATTAAGCATGTGTCGCTAAAGCCTTTTGTGTGGGATAAGGAAGAACCAGGATATGATCCTGAACTAACACTTCTGTATGATAAGAAAGGTAGAACATTAGAAGAGGCAGAAGAGGATCTATACAACGACTAAGCAGCGTTACTAAAATTATATTAAGCCTAGTCATGTTAGCTTCCTATGGGTAGTAGAAGCCCTAATGCATGTTTTTTCTATAGTTAATTAGTCTACTTTACAATACCAATTCTATACACTTATGAATGAAAAATTTGAACAGTCAAAAACTGATGGTGCACACCTGCAATTGAGTAGGATGGTGGGTGATTGGGAAGGAACAACCAGGGTGTGGTTTGATCCAGCCAAGCTGGAAGATGAGTCTCCTATATCAGGCACCATGCGGCTTATACTGGATGGGCGTTTCATTATGCACGAATACAAGAGTAAGTTTGGTGAAGAGCCAATAACGGGAATGGCTATCTATGGCTACCATCTCGATCTGCAAAAGTTTCAATGTGCATGGATTGATTCATTTCACAATGGTTCTGCCATCATGTTCTCAGAGGGTAAAAGAGGTGATCAGAATTTGAACATCCTGGGAAGTTATTCATATGTGACGCCAGAGATGGAGCAACACTGGGGCTGGCGAACAACCATTGAATTGATAACTGATTCAGAAATGGTCATCACTGCTTATAATGTATCGCCTGAAGGAGGAGAAACAAAAGCTACAGAAACTGTGTACAAGAAAGTGCAATAGCTTCTTTAAGTGGATGCGTGAAAGCATTGCGTCGTAATTCACCAATCATTCAATAAGCTTTTACAGGCGATTTGTTATTTTTTAACCTCGAAACGATGCAGTCCATTTTCGGCTGAATAATTAATCTGCAGCTGGTGTACATCTGCAATCTTTTTTACTATTGCCAGCCCAAGCCCTGTTGACAGATCAGTAGGAGCGTGCTGTCGCAGAAAGCGTTTGAACAATTGATTTTTATCTATAGCCGGAAGATGACTTGAGTTGCTGATGGTAAAGCAGTTTGCATCTACAACAACTTCTATTCTTCCGCCCGTATGGTTATACTTAATGGCATTGCCAAGCAGGTTGCTTACAAGAGTATCTGCAAGTGATGCATGTAGTGGCAGCTTCCAATCCTGCCGTTCATCAAAGTTTACCTGCAGTTGCTTTTCCATCATCAGTTCATGAAACAGTGCAAGATATTTCCTGGTTACAGCAGTCATGCTTACTAGTTCAGTTGTATCAAATTGATGGTTTTCAATTTTTGCAAGCAGTAACAACGACTGGTTGATCTTGCTCAATCTTGTGATGGCTGTGCTGGCCTGCACCAGCGTGTTCAACTGGTTTTCCTGCAGGTCGCTGTCTTGCAGCAACAGCTCAAGCTTACTCTGCACAACTGCCAGTGGTGTCTGCATTTCATGCGCCGCGTTCTCCGTAAATTCTTTTATGCTGATGTAGTCACTGTGTATCTTTTCTGCCATCATATTCAGGGATGCATTCAGCTCATTAAATTCTTTCACTGATGTTGATTCTTCAAAATGCAGTGCTTCCATTTTTTGTAGTTCAGCACCTTTTATCTTTTGCAGCGAACGGCGGAATGGTCGCCATAGCTCTTTGTTGATGATCCAGTTGAAGAGCATGGTAACTACAAAAAGAAAGATGAACACCAGCAACATAATCCGTGTTACTTCTGCTACCAATGCACTTCTGTGTTTCTGCGATTTGCGGATAATGATCTGGTAAGGGATGCCACCAATAGATACAATATGTTCCAACTGCCTGTAAGAAACTTTGGTTTTATCCGCTTCATCATACTCTTCTTTAGTGGCTATGCTTGGAAAGCGAGTAGGCGTGGCCTGTACAGGAAAAATGACTATGTCAGGTGTCTTTAGTATGAATGAAGTACCAAAGCCGGATTGGCTGCGGAGGTATCTTATCCATTGCACTTCTTCTGTTACCAGTTCTTCATCAAGGCGTGTATTCAGTTCTTTGCTAAACTGGAAATACAGGTAATAACCTGCTATTGCCAGCAATGGCATGATAAGCAATAAAAAGCATAAAGTGGTTTTAGTCAATAACCTCATACGGTTATATTTTAGAAAGTACGACAGGCTATTGTTTATCTAGTTATCAGTAAACCTATAGCCTGTGCCGTACACTGTTTTTATATAGTCTTCACTGCCTGCTTCTACCAGTTTTTTGCGCAGGTTTTTTATATGTGCATAAATGAAATCGTAGTTGCTTGCCTGCCCGTATTCATCGCCCCAAATATGTTCGGCAATAGCTATTTTAGTAAGCACACGCCGTTTGTTGATAATGAAATATTGAAGCAGGTTGAATTCCTTTTCAGTCAGGTCTACTACTTTGTCATTTACAGTTACACGTCTTGCTTCTACATCAATGGTAATTTCATTGAAGGATGTTGTCTTATTGCCACTGAAATTCTTTCTTCTTAAAATGGCGTTGATGCGTGCATTCAATTCTGAAAGATGGAACGGCTTTGTCAAATAATCATCAGAGCCCAGTTCCAATCCACGCAGTTTATCTTCTAAAGCATTTTTAGCAGAAATAATGATGATGCCTGCTTTGGATTGTATATCCTTCAGCACTTTCACGATATCGAGCCCGCTTCCCAGCGGAAGGCCAATGTCCACTACTACACAGTCATAATCGTGTTGCTGCACTTTTTCCATTCCTGCTCTAAAGTGGCTTACGGCTTCGCATACATAGCCCTGGTGCTCCAGGTAGTGCTGGATGGATTGCTGCAACGCTATTTCATCTTCTATGATCAAAATTTTCATCCTTGTAAAATTACCGATCTGTAATGGGTGTTTTATCAGCACATAAAAAACCCCGCCTGTTATCGAGGCGGGGGAAACCAAAACTAAACCTTCCATGAACAAAGCTTATTGAAGATCGTTCAGGGCATAGCGATATTCAGTTTGTGGTTGCGATGGGTACACTCCACTAATGATGGCGCTATTGCCAGATCTTTTAATAGCTTCTTTAAGTTCTTCTACTGAATTCACTTTTATGTTGTTCACTTTCGTGATGATAAAACCTTCTTTGATCCTGGTTTGTTCGGTAAGGATACCTTGCTGTAAACTTTTTACCACTACACCTGATGAAAGCTGTAATTGTGCTGCTTTGCTTTTATCCAGGTTTTCAAAAGTGGCACCTAGTTGCTCCACTACTTTTTCCTGGATGCTTGCATAACTTCCTGCTTCGCCTTTCAAGGTTGCTGTAGCGGTTTTCTCTTTACCATTCTGCTGGTAAGTGATCTGCACTTTTTCACCCGGGCGTAGGGCAGCAATCTGCTCGATCATCTCAGTTCCGGTGTTAATGGTCTTACCATTGATCTTTGTAATGAAGTCACCTTTTTTCACGCCTGCTTCTTCAGCTGCGCTACCTTTGGAAACTTCCATTACAAATACACCTTTACCTTCTTTTACATTATTGGCTTTACGATCTTCTTCTGTCATCTGGTCGTTGCCATACATAATGCCGAGATAAGCTCTTTTTGCACTTCCAAATTCTACCAGATCGGCTACTATTTTTTTCACCATGTTAGATGGAATAGCATAACCATATCCTGCATACGATCCGGTAGGGGATGCAATGGCACTGTTGATACCTATCACATTACCATCTGTATTTACAAGTGCTCCACCGCTGTTACCAGGGTTGATAGCAGCATCGGTTTGAATGAATGCTTCAACAGGAGTTCTGCTCTGGCGGCTGTTGATGCCCAAGCCTCTAGACTTGGCACTTACAATACCGGAGGTAACGGTGGTCTGAAGACCTAAAGGATAACCAATAGCTAGTACCCACTGCCCCAGGCGAACTTCGTCAGAGTTAGCAAATTCCAGGTAAGGAAGATCCTTTGCATCTATTTTAATAACAGCAAGGTCAGTGCTGGCATCTTTACCTATCACTTTTGCTTTGTAGTCTTTGCTGTTGTTCAAGGTTACAGTTACTTCATCTGCACCATCAATTACGTGGTTGTTGGTAACTATATACCCGTCGGCACTTATGGTTACACCCGATCCTGAGCCCCTGCGTTGAGGAGAAGGAGAGGAGTTGCCTCTTTCGCCAAACATATCGCCGAAGCCATCACCAAAGAAATCTTGTAGCGGGTGGCGGCGGCCATTAGGTGTTTGCGCCACTTGCTTTGGCTTCGATTGTGTTTTAATATGAACTACTGCCGGTGCGGCTTTGGTAGCTGCATGTTCAAAATCTACCAGCCCGATACTTGCTGCAGCAGCGGTATAGCTGGCGGGTTTAAATAGTGAATTAGCAGGCGAGGCTGCTGGCAGCACCTGCTGATGTTGTTGATATTCGTTATAGCCCCAAACGCTTCCAACCGATGTAACGGCGCTGAATGCGGCTATTGCTAATGATTGCTTTATTGTCATGGTTTCATTTGTTTTAGAAATACAAGTCTACTCCTGCATTCTGAAGAGATTCTGTAGAAACCTGTAAAGGAACCGTTAATGAAAATGGAGACGGAAAAGCGTGAAATATCTCGTTTAGGTAAACGCGCTGGTGAAGGTGCTTACACGGCTTGGCAGCTATTGTTCAGCCGGTGATATAGAAATAGCAGTAGCTAATTATTTAGCAGTAAAGAAAATGAACATGCTGCTGAAGAAGATAAAAAAAGCATAGTGCAAACAAAGAAAAGGAGCAGGATCTTTTACGAGTGAAGCTTTGGATGTTGTTCTGCAAGATCAAATAACATAGTACGCTTACGTTGTAACATGCGTACTTGTTGGTAAAGATCTTTTAGCACATGAAACTCTTCATCTCGTGAAAGGGCAATCTCATAATCATGCTCTGCCTTATCCAGTTCTTCAGCCAGTTTGTCCAAACGAACTTTCAGGTGATTATATGTAGTAAAAGCAGGTACCAGCATGTTTCAAATTTACAACAGTAAACAGGGGAACGGGAGTCTTCAGGGTTAAATTTGTATTAGAACAGGGTTGTTTATGTTATCTGTTATTCAGCTTGATTTACTTAAACCATATAGGCCTTCGCTTTCATTCCAACTCATAAACAGCAGCTTCTTTAGGTGGCATCTTTTTTTTACCTACATGTATTCTTACCAAAATACATAAACCATGAACCAGTTCAAACATTCCTCATTGCTGCTTTGGATGATTGCTCTTCTTTCTTTTACCCTTATATCATGTGGTGGAAAGGTGAATGATGAGACACTGCAGCAGAATGTAAATGAGAAAATAAAAGCCGATGGAGGTAACCAAGCTATAAACGCTACGGTGAAAGATGGTGTAGTAACATTATCAGGAACATGTAGAGGAGAGAACTGTGCAGCCAATATAGAAAAACAAATAGCAGCGGTAGAGGGTGTTCGTTCGGTAGATAACCAGGTGCAGGTAGATAATAGCACCGATCTTACTTTACGCACTTCTGTGCACTCCGTTATTAGTAAATACCAGGGTGTACAGGCTGATGTAGCAGGAGGTGTAGTTGTTTTACGCGGTTCTATTGACAGGAGCCAGTTACAGCCACTGATGAATGAACTACAATCGCTGCAGCCTAAGCAGATAGATAACCAGCTTGCAATACTTCAATAGAAAGAAGAGTGCAGTTCAAGAAGCTGCACAGAAGAGCATGATCATGAAGCAGATTTTTTGTATCATATGTAGCATTAACCTTATTGCGAATGTTTGTGTAGCCCAGTCTACCAATCGACAAACTATATCCAACTGCAAGGTCACTTTTGATGTAACGGTTATAGACACTACTGCTCCTGAAGAGGTGGTAAGATCAGTAGGCAAAGCAGTAAAAATATCTAACGTAAAAGACAGGCAAAGCCGCAATGACGTTATAGCTACAGGATATAAACAAACAGCCATTTTCAAAGAGCGTACAGACACCATTGTGGTGCTTAAAGAGGTAGGTAGAGAGAAGTATATTTCATACATCGACTCCAGAACTTTCAATAGGAAGATAGCCGGGCATGAAGGAATAAAATTTACCACTACAACAGACTCTAAAAATATATTGGGCTTTGAATGCCTACTTGCACAGGCGCAGATGCCGGATGGTTCATATTTTAATGTCAATTATGCACCTGCCATAGAACCTTCTCATAAAGCTTTTCAACAGCAATTTCAGGAGCTGCCAGGTTTTGTATTAGAATACGAAGCTTACCTGGAAGATC is a window encoding:
- a CDS encoding DUF1579 domain-containing protein — protein: MNEKFEQSKTDGAHLQLSRMVGDWEGTTRVWFDPAKLEDESPISGTMRLILDGRFIMHEYKSKFGEEPITGMAIYGYHLDLQKFQCAWIDSFHNGSAIMFSEGKRGDQNLNILGSYSYVTPEMEQHWGWRTTIELITDSEMVITAYNVSPEGGETKATETVYKKVQ
- a CDS encoding sensor histidine kinase, whose amino-acid sequence is MRLLTKTTLCFLLLIMPLLAIAGYYLYFQFSKELNTRLDEELVTEEVQWIRYLRSQSGFGTSFILKTPDIVIFPVQATPTRFPSIATKEEYDEADKTKVSYRQLEHIVSIGGIPYQIIIRKSQKHRSALVAEVTRIMLLVFIFLFVVTMLFNWIINKELWRPFRRSLQKIKGAELQKMEALHFEESTSVKEFNELNASLNMMAEKIHSDYISIKEFTENAAHEMQTPLAVVQSKLELLLQDSDLQENQLNTLVQASTAITRLSKINQSLLLLAKIENHQFDTTELVSMTAVTRKYLALFHELMMEKQLQVNFDERQDWKLPLHASLADTLVSNLLGNAIKYNHTGGRIEVVVDANCFTISNSSHLPAIDKNQLFKRFLRQHAPTDLSTGLGLAIVKKIADVHQLQINYSAENGLHRFEVKK
- a CDS encoding response regulator transcription factor: MKILIIEDEIALQQSIQHYLEHQGYVCEAVSHFRAGMEKVQQHDYDCVVVDIGLPLGSGLDIVKVLKDIQSKAGIIIISAKNALEDKLRGLELGSDDYLTKPFHLSELNARINAILRRKNFSGNKTTSFNEITIDVEARRVTVNDKVVDLTEKEFNLLQYFIINKRRVLTKIAIAEHIWGDEYGQASNYDFIYAHIKNLRKKLVEAGSEDYIKTVYGTGYRFTDN
- a CDS encoding Do family serine endopeptidase, producing MTIKQSLAIAAFSAVTSVGSVWGYNEYQQHQQVLPAASPANSLFKPASYTAAAASIGLVDFEHAATKAAPAVVHIKTQSKPKQVAQTPNGRRHPLQDFFGDGFGDMFGERGNSSPSPQRRGSGSGVTISADGYIVTNNHVIDGADEVTVTLNNSKDYKAKVIGKDASTDLAVIKIDAKDLPYLEFANSDEVRLGQWVLAIGYPLGLQTTVTSGIVSAKSRGLGINSRQSRTPVEAFIQTDAAINPGNSGGALVNTDGNVIGINSAIASPTGSYAGYGYAIPSNMVKKIVADLVEFGSAKRAYLGIMYGNDQMTEEDRKANNVKEGKGVFVMEVSKGSAAEEAGVKKGDFITKINGKTINTGTEMIEQIAALRPGEKVQITYQQNGKEKTATATLKGEAGSYASIQEKVVEQLGATFENLDKSKAAQLQLSSGVVVKSLQQGILTEQTRIKEGFIITKVNNIKVNSVEELKEAIKRSGNSAIISGVYPSQPQTEYRYALNDLQ
- a CDS encoding BON domain-containing protein, with translation MNQFKHSSLLLWMIALLSFTLISCGGKVNDETLQQNVNEKIKADGGNQAINATVKDGVVTLSGTCRGENCAANIEKQIAAVEGVRSVDNQVQVDNSTDLTLRTSVHSVISKYQGVQADVAGGVVVLRGSIDRSQLQPLMNELQSLQPKQIDNQLAILQ